The Terriglobia bacterium sequence CCGCTTCTTCATCGATTTCAACAGCGACTTGTAGTCCATGTCTGAAGTGCGCGTCCCCAGTTGATCCCAGCCGTAGCCGACACGGCCTTCGAAGTACGGGATCATTCCGCCCATGTGATGGGTGATGATCTTCAGCTTCGGGAACTTGTCGAAATATCCGGCGAAGACCAGGCGCGACATCATGACGCTGGTTTCATACGGCCAGCCGAACGTCCACCAGATCTCGTATTGCGATTTCGTTTCGGTGAGGTAGTCCGGAAAATCCGCGCCCCGCGCCGGATGCACCCAGATCGGAACATCGCGCCGGGCGGCTTCCTCGAACAGCGGCAGGAATTCCGGCGAATCGAGCGGCTTGCCCGCGGCATTCGTGTACATCTGAATGCCGAATGCGCCGAGTTCATCCAGCGCCCGGGTCATTTCCTTTTCAGCCGCTTTGGGGTTGTTCATCGGGAGAGACGCCGCAAACCCGAGAAAACGGTCGTGTTTCTTGACCAGTTCCGCCAATCCGTCATTCCCTTCGCGCGCCAGTTCCGGCGATTTGTCCGGACCGGCGATGATCTCGAGGGGCGGAAGCGGAAGGGTCAGAACCTGAACATAGTCCCCAAACTCATCGAGGATGCGAAACCGGGATTCGACATCGACGATCGTCTGAATATTGGAAACCCGTTTACCGATGTCTTTGCCGCCATGACCCGCGTCGATGTATTTATCGAAAAACTTCTTTGGAAAGATGTGGTTGAAGATGTCAATTTTCATGTAGAACTTCCTTATTAATAAGACTCACCGTGCCGGCGGCAAAAGTGGCAATCAGGGCGGGGACGGCCGCTGCCCAGAATACCCTGCTGGCGCTGCCTCCGTAGGATAGTAGAAAACCGCCGAGGATGGGGCCAAGAATCGAACCGACACGGCCGATTCCGAGCGCCCAGCCGATCCCGGTGGACCGGATCGCCGTCGGATAATAATCGGCCGTAAGCGCGTTCGAGACGGTCTGGCCGCCGATGACTCCCATTCCGGACGCGAAAACCGTCATCACCAGGAACGGAATGGACGACCCCGCATTTCCTATGAGAAAGATGAAGACTGCCGCCGCCAGGTAAGTGATGGCCAGAATTCCGAAAGACAGCTTCCGGCCCAGTGATCCTGCCAGCGCCAGCGCGCCGACCAGTCCGCCGATCTGAAACAGCGAAGTGATCAGGCTGGCCGTCTCCACCCGGATACCCGCATCGGTCATGATGGTCGGCAGCCAGTTGTTCAGGAACCACAGATTCAGCAGGTTCATGAAGAACATGACCCAGAGCAGCAGCGTCACGCCCGCCCGGCCATCGGCAAACAGCCGGCGCACGGAGAATGTCTTTCCGGAATGCTCATCCTCGCCGGCCATGACCTCGTCGGGCAGCGGCATGGCGGGAGCAATGCGGGCAAGATATTTAAAGATACGGGGCTTCTGTCCGCCTTTGAGCACGAGGAACCGGATGGATTCGGGAAGAAAGCTGATCAGCAGCACCGCGACGACCATCGGGATCGAACCACCGACGCGGAATATCGCCTGCCAGCCATAGTTCCGGATCAATGCCGCGACCGTCCAGCCCGCGAAGGCAGAGCCGAACGAAAACCCGCAGAACATGACCATGACGGCGGAGTTGCGCGAACGCTTCGGCATGTACTCCGAGGTCAGGGCGATCGCATTCGGCATCGCGCCGCCCATTCCGAAACCAGTGAAGATCCGAAATCCCATCAGCTGGGTGACCGATGTCGCCGTTGCCGTCAACAGCGAACCCACTCCGAAAGTCAGAGCGCACGCGACCAGCACTGGCTTGCGGCCGAAGCGGTCCGCCAGGGGACCGAAGATCAGCGCGCCCACCATCATGCCGAGCGTGCCGCTCGATATCACCGGACCAAAGGCCGAGCGCGCGATGTGCAGCTGCGCCATCAGGGAAGGTCCGACAGGGCCCATGACCTGCGCATCGAAACCGTCGATGAACACAACCATCGCGCAAAGGGAGGCGATCAGGAATTGATATCTGCTGAATGGCTGTTCGTCGATGAATTCCCGCACGTCGAGCACAGCTGCGTGTTTCACGGTGGGGCTAAATATAGCAAAAGGTACAACAGAATCTTATTGCATCATTGCATCATTGGAAGTTTTTGCAGTTCTAAATTTGAAATGCAGAAGCCTCTAATGATGCAATGATGCAATAGGTTTTACTCCAAAGCGGCGAGCGTCGGCCCCGACGTCCCGCGCTTCAGCAGGCTGGGCCCGGATGCCTTGAACAGGACCTTCGGATCTTTGAGGTTGGGATCGACCAGGAAACTCATGAAGCAGTTCTGCATTTCCTCCCAGTTCTGATTGCCCCAGACGACGAGCTTCGCCGGATCGGGGTTCCACTTGTTGTTCGCCGAATTGTCGTAGTGAGCGATCCCGACGATCCGGGTTCCCTTCGGAATCGGGATCGGCTGCGCGAGGTCATATCCCAGCTGCCAGTTGAAATCCCACGGCGCTTTGAAGACCGTTTCCGTCTTGCCCGAAGGATAAATCAGCCGGACTTCATAGTCCTTTCCGCGAAGGTGCATATGCGGCTGCAGGTAGACGAGTTGCGTGTCCGCCTGCGCCGTCATTTCCGACACGACTTCGGCATTGCTGTCGCCGGCAGGAATCGCGAGATTCCCGCCTGTAGGGCCATCCGAGGTGAAGTACCGGAACTTCGGCGGTTCCTTTGCGAAGACAAGTGCGAGCCTGGAACGGTCCGTTGTGGGCTTGTGGGTTGCCGTGTAATGCATGCTGAACACGATGTCGGAACCTTTCGGCACGAACTTCGCGGATTCGAACAGGCTGAAATCCTGGGCTCCGAGACCGGGATTGAACTTGCCTAAAAGATCGGTGCCCTGCCCCTGGCGGCCGACTTCCATGTCAGTTTGTTCGTAAGCAACACCGGGAACGGCGTCCTTCATCCATGTCGAGCCCGGCGGCCGGACGATGGCTCTCATGTGATGCACGGCCTGCGGATTGCCGGGACGCAGATCCGCGGCGATCACCCATCGGTCCTCAGGAAAGTTCACTTTCACAAGGATGCTTTTGTAATTGATCGTGCCCTCGGCCGGCAATTGGATGTCCTGAGGCATCTCGATAACCATATCCGGCTTGAGGTCCCATCCTTCCTGGAACGTCACAGGCGCGGGCTTGTCCTTCTCATTGCCCTCGAGCGCGCCGCCATCGACCCAATCCGAAATCGTTTTGATGTCGGTATCGCCAAGCCGCTTGTCATTCGCAAAGTGGCCGTATTCCGGATCGGCGAACCAGGGCGGCATCTTCCGGGTAAGAACGGCGTCCTTCATCGCTTTCGCCCAGGGACGCGTGTCCTTATAAGTCATGAACGACATCGGCGCGATCTCGCCGGGCCGGTGACAGGTCTGGCAATGGTTCTGAAGAACGGGCAGGACATTTTTATCGTAGGTGACTGGCCCGTCGTTCGTTCCGGTGGTGGCCCGCGTTGAAGACGCCATCGCCGCGAAACCCAGCGCGCAGGTGGCGAGGGCTATGCCTTTCCAGGACATATTCGGCTCCTTAAATACGTCGTTGAGGAATGTTACAAGCGCTACTCTACATCGCGGGCGAATATGTTGCAAATAGGACTTACCGCCAGGCCGGGCTGGACAGGACCGTGCGATTGAACTTCTGATTGAGTACGGCGATATTCTGTTCGAGATAATCGATGTGCCGCTGAACGTCGTTTTTCAGACAGGGGTCGGTTCCCGTCAGATGCTCCCTTTCGAGGAGAAGCATCCCACGGACGTTGTCGCGCCGTGTTCGCAACTGCTTCAACTGATCGACGATTTCCTTCGACAGCGGCCGCGGCTCCGGATCGACGAGTTCACCGAAGTGCGCCAGAAGGCCCGCCTGTGTGCGGTCGAAACGGCCCCGGCGGCCGACCGCGCGAACGAAGTCGCGAACGTGCCTTGGATTGATGATAGCGAAGGGCAGACCGTAAATTGCCAGAACTCCGGCAACAGATAACTCGACTGTTCCCAGCGCCTCCATGACCACCAGCTTCGGCCGCAAAGACTTCAGCTTTTTGATGGTGTCTTCAATATTTTCTTCCGCAAACTGGGTTTTCCAGATTTCGCCCGTCGGGCGGATCGCGACCTCGAGCGCTGTCGACGTCGCGGTTAATCCAACAAATTGTAAATCCACGAAATACCTCTGAATTCCATCTGTGACTACGTCAAGCTGCTGCCGGATTTGCCCAGCTTGGCGATTTCTACGGCCTGGCGCTGCCCCTTCTCCACTGCGGCTTTCGCTTTGGCCTTACTCAGGTCAGGACGAAGTTCGCGAATGGCTGCCTCGATCGATACGGCGTGATTCCCGGTTATTTTTGTCTTCAGCCGGGGGAATGGAATCGTGAGATCTTTGGAAACATAAACCGCGGAGATAAAATCCCTCTGGTTTTTGAATCCTGCGGACGCCTGATTCACACTGGTTCTGGCCGGCAACATCTTTTGAAGCCTCGCCGCCACTTTCCCGTTAACGACGAACGATCCTTTTGCAGCGGGGCGCTTCAGGTCTTTAGCCTTTGTGCCTGCGGGCTCTCTGGGTGCGGCCTGAATTGGCGATGCCTGGATCTGCGTTGCGGCCTGTGCCTGAACCTGTGCCGTCAGGGCGGTGTCCGCGGCGCGAACGGATTCTATTCCACTGTCGAGTTGGCTCAGGCGTGTGTCGAGCGTGCGCCGGATCGAGTAGAAACCATAAGCTTCGAGCAGGAGAAAGGCGACGATCCCGATCGTGATGCTGGCAATGCTACGCTTGATAGTGAACATAATTGGATGACCTGCCGGTCACCACCACATAGCAAAAACATTGCCGTTGGCGTTTTTCGATGTCGAACCGTTCTATTTATTGCTCAATGAGTTATGGCCATCAAATATAGCGGTGAAGGATGATTCGGATCTGGGACTCGAAAAGCATGGAACAATTACATGAATCAAGGAGGACGGAGAACAAACGTCGCCTTTCTATCAGCGGACAATCAGCATGATCGCCGGCCCCGGGTTGCGTCTGTCGCGACCGCTCAGATACAATGCCTCGCCAACCAGTGGAAATTCATTCCAGCAATCAGGAGGTTCAAAAGGTCACTATGATGCGTGCACTCCATGTTTCTATTCTATTCGTGGCGCTGGCCGGTTACGCCTTGGCGCAAGCCCCGGCCGCCGGCGGCGGACGAGGCGGAGCACAAGGCAGGGGAGGCGGCGTTCCCGTTGTCACGGGTCCCTCAGCTCCTGTTCCGCCCGAAGTCGCGATTCCTCGCCCCACTCCGGAAGAACTCGCACAGGTAAACGATGCGATCGCGAAGTGGGTCGCGTCCGACAAGTCGAGGACAGCACCGCTGCTCAAGAAATTTCAGCCGCTCATGCTGTTGCAGCCCCCGCGCCTCAATGTCGCCGCGACATATACACAAACGCAGCAGCGCATGGGACCTCGGCACGAAGGCTTCGTCGAGACCGCGAAGAAGGGCGGCATCGACCTGCTGCTGGAAGGCGATTCGATTACCGACTGGTGGGTACAGGGCGACGCCAAGAAGGCGATGTTCGACAAGTATTTCGGTCAATACAAGACAGCCAACTTCGCCATCGCCGGCGATACCACGCAGGGCGTTCTGTGGGGCTTGAAGAACGGCGAGGGTCAAGGCTTCCAGCCGAAGGCCGTGATGCTGATGGTCGGGACGAACAATACCGGTCAGTCCTCGGCGCCGGAGATCGCGGAAGGCGTCGGCGCTGTGGTGCTCGAGATGCGCAAGGATTTCCCCAATGCGAAGATCCTGCTGCTCGCCATTTTCCCGCGAGGACTGCCCCGCGACCCCGTGCGCGACAAAATCGCGGAGGTGAACAAGATCATCTCGAAGCTGGATGACCGGAAGCACGTCTTCTACATGGACATTGGGCAAAACTTCCTGGATGAGAAAGGCGTCTTCCTTCCCGATTCGTTCCAGGGCGACAACCTGCATCCGGCGCCCAAGGGCTACGACCTCTGGGGAGCGGCGGTGAAGAGCAAGATCGCCGAATTGATGAAGTAGTTCCCAGCAGATCAGCCACAAAAGGCATAGCGCGGCTACGCCGCAACCAAAGATAGACAGACAGAAACGCTCCAAGACCCCTCCAGTCCCCCGCAAGGGGGACGATGGGTTTGCTCAGAACTCATCAAGGAGGCGTCATGGAGCGTTTTTTGCGTCGGCACCAGGACCGAATCGCAGGAATTATATCAGGGTTCGATCGGATGCGATTTACGGGAACGTTGCGGTGGATGGCGCATGTTGAGGGTATGGGAAAGTTTCTCAACAGTCAGGGCGTGTTGTTGAAGGATTTCGGCAAATATGTGGAGAGGTTATCGGATGAGATTAAAGAACATGCCTACCGGATAGCCGAAAAGAAAGGCCGACCGGTGCAGTATCTGGCATCGTCCGGGGAGTCGAAGGAAGACATTGCGCTGAAGATCGCCGAACGGGATGGAATTCAGGAAGGATTAATCTGCGTATTGAGTTGTGTCGAGCCATGCCAGTCTTTCGACATCCAGAGAGATAAAAAGTCGAAGCAATTGAAACTGGTGGGGCGTTGGCGCAAATGCCTGCACTTGTATTTCTATTGGTTGGATCCCAATTACGGGCTGATGCATCTACGATTGCAAACCTGGGCGCCATTTACGGTTCACGTTTGCATGAACGGTCGAGAGTGGCTGGCCCGGCAAATGGACCGAGAAGGTATCGGTTATGAGAAGCACGACAA is a genomic window containing:
- a CDS encoding amidohydrolase family protein, with protein sequence MKIDIFNHIFPKKFFDKYIDAGHGGKDIGKRVSNIQTIVDVESRFRILDEFGDYVQVLTLPLPPLEIIAGPDKSPELAREGNDGLAELVKKHDRFLGFAASLPMNNPKAAEKEMTRALDELGAFGIQMYTNAAGKPLDSPEFLPLFEEAARRDVPIWVHPARGADFPDYLTETKSQYEIWWTFGWPYETSVMMSRLVFAGYFDKFPKLKIITHHMGGMIPYFEGRVGYGWDQLGTRTSDMDYKSLLKSMKKRPVDYFKNFYADTALFGAGPATKCGFDFFGLDNVVFASDMPFEPAPGVYARETIKCVEGLDLTKEQKAQIYSGNAERLLKLKTVAATK
- a CDS encoding MFS transporter, which translates into the protein MKHAAVLDVREFIDEQPFSRYQFLIASLCAMVVFIDGFDAQVMGPVGPSLMAQLHIARSAFGPVISSGTLGMMVGALIFGPLADRFGRKPVLVACALTFGVGSLLTATATSVTQLMGFRIFTGFGMGGAMPNAIALTSEYMPKRSRNSAVMVMFCGFSFGSAFAGWTVAALIRNYGWQAIFRVGGSIPMVVAVLLISFLPESIRFLVLKGGQKPRIFKYLARIAPAMPLPDEVMAGEDEHSGKTFSVRRLFADGRAGVTLLLWVMFFMNLLNLWFLNNWLPTIMTDAGIRVETASLITSLFQIGGLVGALALAGSLGRKLSFGILAITYLAAAVFIFLIGNAGSSIPFLVMTVFASGMGVIGGQTVSNALTADYYPTAIRSTGIGWALGIGRVGSILGPILGGFLLSYGGSASRVFWAAAVPALIATFAAGTVSLINKEVLHEN
- a CDS encoding thiol-disulfide isomerase — encoded protein: MSWKGIALATCALGFAAMASSTRATTGTNDGPVTYDKNVLPVLQNHCQTCHRPGEIAPMSFMTYKDTRPWAKAMKDAVLTRKMPPWFADPEYGHFANDKRLGDTDIKTISDWVDGGALEGNEKDKPAPVTFQEGWDLKPDMVIEMPQDIQLPAEGTINYKSILVKVNFPEDRWVIAADLRPGNPQAVHHMRAIVRPPGSTWMKDAVPGVAYEQTDMEVGRQGQGTDLLGKFNPGLGAQDFSLFESAKFVPKGSDIVFSMHYTATHKPTTDRSRLALVFAKEPPKFRYFTSDGPTGGNLAIPAGDSNAEVVSEMTAQADTQLVYLQPHMHLRGKDYEVRLIYPSGKTETVFKAPWDFNWQLGYDLAQPIPIPKGTRIVGIAHYDNSANNKWNPDPAKLVVWGNQNWEEMQNCFMSFLVDPNLKDPKVLFKASGPSLLKRGTSGPTLAALE
- a CDS encoding transposase, which gives rise to MDLQFVGLTATSTALEVAIRPTGEIWKTQFAEENIEDTIKKLKSLRPKLVVMEALGTVELSVAGVLAIYGLPFAIINPRHVRDFVRAVGRRGRFDRTQAGLLAHFGELVDPEPRPLSKEIVDQLKQLRTRRDNVRGMLLLEREHLTGTDPCLKNDVQRHIDYLEQNIAVLNQKFNRTVLSSPAWR
- a CDS encoding GDSL-type esterase/lipase family protein; this translates as MMRALHVSILFVALAGYALAQAPAAGGGRGGAQGRGGGVPVVTGPSAPVPPEVAIPRPTPEELAQVNDAIAKWVASDKSRTAPLLKKFQPLMLLQPPRLNVAATYTQTQQRMGPRHEGFVETAKKGGIDLLLEGDSITDWWVQGDAKKAMFDKYFGQYKTANFAIAGDTTQGVLWGLKNGEGQGFQPKAVMLMVGTNNTGQSSAPEIAEGVGAVVLEMRKDFPNAKILLLAIFPRGLPRDPVRDKIAEVNKIISKLDDRKHVFYMDIGQNFLDEKGVFLPDSFQGDNLHPAPKGYDLWGAAVKSKIAELMK